CTGCAACGCAGAAATATCCCCTGTGACGAGAGTATGAGGGAGAACGAGCTGTATGCAAAAGTACCAGCGAATAAGCCAGCTGAGAAGTCTTTTGCTGTAAAGCTGTTGGCTGAAAGCAAAGGCCACCAGGTCGTTCGCTCACCACCTTTTACAAATGCGACTTAAACGCAATAGAATTAGCATGGGCAAAGATAAAAAGGCATGTTAGGGAGCACAACATATCAGGGGAGTTCGCTGCTACAAACATGCTGAATCTTGTGGATGTAGCTTTCCGGTTGGTTACTGCCAATGATTGGAAGGGATATTGCAAGAAAgttaaagaaacagaagaagaatgtTGGGCACATGATGGTGTCGTCGAAATTGCTGTGGACGAAATTATCATTAACACAGCCACATCAGATGTAAATGAGGAAGACTCAGACACACAAACagaagacagtgacagtgaaagcGATTGATCACATGGCGTGAAATGTTTTTACAAAAGATCACAActtgaataaataacaaaaacaatctCCTATTACTTTGTTgtaaattgtatttctgttctattttaatcaaacacagaaacggAACATAGTGACAGTGAAAGCGGTGGACCACATGGCTTTAAATGTTTTTACAAAAGTATGACATCTCGAATAAACACCAAAAACAATCTGCCATTCATTGCAGTGTAAATTTTAGTTCTATTTCAGACTGTTTCCTTTCCTAGCGATAAGCGTACTTTATTGCTGCAGTTAAGATGTTTATTAAACACTAGCTGTACGCCCGTGCTTCGCAACGGAAGAAATCTCGGAAAGTTGTTGACCGACTGATTTAAAATTTTGGCACAACATTTTTTAGGAATACGCCCATGGTTTTATATACTTTTTTTACAcgtttgcgaaatgtgttgcgaacagtgtTAGTAGGgaagaaataatagaacaaaacgtcatgcctgatgcggcactTTTTCACGCATATTGATGTTtaccacgtcatatctcctgaattatatgtcACAAAGAGACATAAATTTGCCAGCACATTtactgatatatgtggatactgtatgcaaaatatGACGCGATTAGAATTAATAGTAACGAAATAATACACTAAAACGTCATGCGTACTGGGCAGATTTATGGTatgtactgagaaaatgtagtaagcgacaaccttttttcctttcattattttgtggagggtgtcagagagaaaaattttcataaggtttgaaattgtatgtaacgtttgttgctagtcactaagtactctcattctcaaatagtggatgcataAATGTGGGTATTTTCCCTCGGTGGCATCTCattttttatgacatcatatctcctcaaGAATGTGTCCTTCCCCCCACCCCGGGCTAGGAACCTTCGTGGGCGTATGTAGAAaaaaatcaccaaaatttcatcgcaattatatatatatatatatatatatatatatatatatatatatatagagagagagagagagagagagagagagagagagagagagagagagatttactgTTACGTTATACTgtatggccccccccccccccccccaaaaaaaaataaataaataaattaattaattaaaaaaataatatttcaagcagtgggaattgaacctgggtccaCTGCATGACAAGCCTTTACCTAATCAATTGCACTATGCATGCTACTGTGACACAACTGTTGAAACATTGTCCATTACTCTTTTCGGGCTTTTggagaacaactcaccaaagtttcattgcaattGGATTAATGGTTTGTGAGTGCATAGTAGacaaatatatataaaacaaagattccaagacttaccaagcgggaaagcgccggcagacaggcacatgaacaaaacacacaaacacacacacagaattacgagctttcgcaactggcagttgcttcgtcaggaaagagggaaggagagggaaaaatgaaaggatgtgggttttaaggcagagggtaaggagtcattccaatcccgggagcggaaagacttcccttaggggaaaaaaaggacaggtgtacactcgcacacacacacacacatatccatccgcacatacaccggatggatatgtgtgtgtgtgtgtgtgtgtgtgcgagtgtacacctgtcctttttttcccctaagggaagtctttccgctcccgggattggaatgactccttaccctctgccttaaaacccacatcctttcatttttccctctccttccctctttcctgacgaagcaactgccagttgcgaaagctcgtaattctgtgtgtgtgtttgtgtgttttgttcatgtgcctgtctgccggcgctttcccgcttggtaagtcttggaatctttgtttttaatatatttttcccatgtggaagtttctttctattttatttacatcatcatatatatatatatatatatatatatatatatatatatatatatatatatatatatatatatatatatatatatatatgacgatttcagtttcttttacgaataacatttaaagcaagttttacTTACAAgtctttcgtctgctttcgtgtaagcatgacacgcaatttgtagtgccagcactgcaactggtaggcatgccttgtcccccccccccccccccccccaaacggctcctctcccatcccctcgccagccaatgcttgctttctcctctccccgcacaactctgccgtcttacagttaacacactgtaagtAGGAAGTGTGAGTAAGGAAAGAGAACACAAGCCAGACAGATCAGTCTAACAAATATTCTGATGAATTTGAATTGTAGGATGATAGTGGGACTCTTACAGCTTGAGTAAAATGTACTGAACAGAGTATATAGGCATGGTTAGAAGTTGTTGAGTAAAGGAGGACTCTAGGGTATGGGATGAAGTATTAAGAAGGAAGTGTAAAATGTGGAGTGTGAAGTAGATTTTTAATTTTACCAGAGAatatttttaagtcccatagtgctcagagccgtttccagAGAATATTTAATTAcagtgtacataaagatgtatactagggcatggaaccatgaggcctactcatgAAGTATTAGGGGGGCGCACCCAGCATTTATTGAATGTGAAAGGCACTAGCTCAAGAAAGTATTCACccaaaagctagcaaagttttcagtCTTGTCTATGTGCCTTTGACTACCCAATGCCTCTACTGTTTGTCTGATAGTTATCTTTACCATTAAATTATTCACATTATACCAGGACTTCTGATTACCAAACTCAGCATCGAAACACTTCAAAACTTGAATTTGGAAATAATGTACACATCAAAGCTTTAAAAATTTAGGGTACTGATGggtttaaaaaaagttatttattacaCCTGTCTTACAAACGCATCACCAATGTGGTGTCAAAACTAAACTTGCCAGTCCACTTCAGTGAAGTAACGATACACGACATTTTCAATGGAACAATGCTAAAAATGAATATTAATACAAAACTAGAATGCAGTTACTTAGAGTAATTCCACATACAACATGggaggatgatgatgaggaggagaaggaggtggaGTAGAAAGAAAAATACAACTTACTGCTTTGCATTTTCTTCTCGACCCAAATACTGGACTGTTGCATAAAACAATTGTTTGGTTGTATCAATACGACGATGGATAAGGAACATTTCTCCTCCCAGCACATGCAGCACATCCATATTTGTACCATCAAATTTTGTGTACACAAATGTCACACTCTGTTCTGCCCAGAGCTGAAAATAGCATTTTAAGGTCATTACAAAAGCATTTTATCATCAAAATACAGAATGGTGAATATTAAATTACTGCCTGTAGGCATGACAGGGTCTCAGTGTTTTTAGTAGCATCAGTACGACTCAGACCATATTTGTGGATCACatatcaagtgtgtgtgtgtgtgtgtgtgtgtgtgtgtgtgtgtgagagagagagagagagagagagagagagagagagagagagagagagagagagagagagagagctagctttGAAAaaatgacactttccacatcaaaaCAAACATCACTTGTGTGAGCCATGGAGTCAGTTCAATAACTACTAACTGGATGAAGTCTAATAAGATATCAGTGGCTAACCTGCTCATGGTGTTCCTCTTGTAAATGTGAAACCATCTGATGCAGTTGACCTTTCCAATTACAATTAGCAGCATCTACTGCACAAGAGTACGGGCGACGAGGGCACACCAGCAAATGCTGACTTAACAGAGTTGCAGGATAGCTTTCAGAGCATCCTGCAGTGTGGTATCGACATGGGAAAGTCATCCGTGATGCCATTTTCTCCAGTGCTCTATTTCGCGTCCCTACAAGcatattctgtaataaaataatttttgtgcaactacagaatttctgtcaaacatatttttaatgAGAGCACATACAAAATAATTCAGCAGAAAATAACACAGCTGATGGAGCGCTATACCCAATGCTTTTACAATACCACAGACAAATCTCTGTCTTATTAACAAATTGACAAAGTTTACGAAAACAAATACAAATGGTCTATTTGGTGATGTGGCACCTACTATCCATACCATCAGTCTATGAGTTATTGGTACACAAGGGCAAGGCATCTGTGTGGGAAACAACTAAAACCTCCCATTCACTGTTCAGACAGTTTTCTTCAACTACTTAAAAAACTCTGCAAAGATATGTAAAATGTATAAGTTCAAATTATAGTTTGCAATTAAAATGTATATGCTGAGGAGAAGagaacttctttcaaacagaaaaaataagccacaaattttaaataatattattaCTTAATTTCcaataacaaaacaaacacaacattctGGAAACATAATACTGAATGGAAAAATTATACAA
The Schistocerca gregaria isolate iqSchGreg1 chromosome 1, iqSchGreg1.2, whole genome shotgun sequence genome window above contains:
- the LOC126347270 gene encoding E3 ubiquitin-protein ligase sina-like gives rise to the protein MSSLSVEDIKTTGTSLSPEDEVMKELECPVCLDFMYENIRMCEAGHNICFGCSDKLNICPLCRKNMLVGTRNRALEKMASRMTFPCRYHTAGCSESYPATLLSQHLLVCPRRPYSCAVDAANCNWKGQLHQMVSHLQEEHHEQLWAEQSVTFVYTKFDGTNMDVLHVLGGEMFLIHRRIDTTKQLFYATVQYLGREENAKQFKYTVRIFRLDGRKSVSYQDMTFPDTQNVDTILESANCACWCMDFVRSFITNGELWCTVEVSYL